One window of the Rosa rugosa chromosome 3, drRosRugo1.1, whole genome shotgun sequence genome contains the following:
- the LOC133738451 gene encoding 1-aminocyclopropane-1-carboxylate oxidase homolog 1-like, producing the protein MEAVDRSEAEKTVKEFDETKAGVKGIVDSGVTKIPRMFVHPLEDLQQNNMDHDLRVPMIDLKGLDQSPERRKEVINQISKAAEAWGFFQIVNHGVPLDVMEEVLKSVRRFHEQPHEAKVEWYSRDFTKKVNYFSNGYLKLSTPADWRDTLSCNCQFLEDESNFQALPRVCRCEIVEYSKHLTVLREKLSELLSEALGLSSDYLSTLGCFKSSTLSCHYYPVCPEPHLTLGATKHSDILFLTLLLQDSSGGFQVLHQNVWVNVPPLQGVLVANIGDMMQITSNDKFKSVEHRVLATRLAEPRTSVACFFTADDKLKPFGPIKELVSDVNPPIYRNNISFGEYIAYYRQKGQDGNSKIPHFRLMK; encoded by the exons ATGGAAGCTGTGGATCGTAGTGAGGCTGAGAAGACGGTGAAAGAATTTGACGAAACCAAAGCTGGTGTCAAAGGAATTGTCGACTCTGGAGTGACCAAGATCCCAAGAATGTTCGTACACCCTCTAGAGGATTTGCAACAAAACAACATGGATCATGATCTCCGAGTTCCAATGATTGATCTCAAAGGCCTTGATCAGAGCCCCGAGAGGCGAAAAGAAGTCATCAATCAGATAAGCAAAGCAGCTGAAGCGTGGGGCTTCTTTCAGATAGTGAACCATGGAGTTCCACTTGATGTTATGGAGGAGGTGCTGAAAAGTGTTCGACGCTTTCACGAGCAGCCCCATGAAGCCAAGGTGGAATGGTACTCACGCGATTTTACAAAAAAGGTAAACTACTTCAGCAATGGCTATTTGAAGTTGTCCACTCCGGCGGATTGGAGGGACACGTTATCCTGCAACTGCCAGTTCCTAGAAGATGAAAGCAACTTCCAAGCGCTGCCTCGAGTATGCAG ATGTGAAATTGTGGAGTACAGTAAGCACTTGACTGTACTCCGGGAGAAACTGTCCGAATTATTGTCTGAAGCTTTAGGCCTAAGCAGTGACTACCTTTCAACCCTAGGGTGCTTCAAATCATCAACACTATCGTGCCATTATTACCCAGTTTGCCCTGAGCCCCATTTGACTTTAGGTGCAACCAAGCACTCGGACATCCTCTTTCTCACTTTGCTGCTTCAGGACAGTAGTGGTGGCTTCCAAGTGCTTCATCAAAATGTTTGGGTTAATGTTCCTCCACTGCAGGGAGTTTTGGTAGCAAATATTGGTGACATGATGCAGATCACTAGCAATGACAAGTTCAAGAGTGTGGAGCACAGAGTTTTGGCAACACGACTTGCAGAGCCCCGAACATCAGTTGCATGTTTCTTCACTGCAGACGACAAGCTCAAACCATTCGGGCCAATAAAAGAGCTCGTATCAGATGTCAATCCCCCAATTTACAGGAACAATATCAGTTTTGGGGAATACATAGCCTATTATAGGCAGAAGGGACAAGATGGAAACTCTAAAATTCCTCATTTTAGACTCATGAAGTGA